The genomic segment AGTTGATTTCGTTGTGGATCAGCTTCGAACTTCTGTGGTTTAAGAGAAGCAACGTGAGTAGACAACGAAGGAGAGCTTTTCGGGCTTCCGATGCTGTGGATTATGACAGGACAGCGGATCAACCGGTAGCAACCTCAACGAATGATGAGAGTCGCGAAGTATCCTTAGATCCTGAACAAGATGACCTGCCAACTGGCATGGAATTTTGGAAAGAACAACAGCCACCGCACCACGGTTAAGTTTGTGGCAATAAAAATGCGTCTGAGAGTAAAACTCAGACGCATTTTTATATGTGCACAGATACTTATTGCTGGAGGCGCTTCTGCTCCTGCAGGAGGTCACGGATCTCAGTGAGAAGTTCAGCTTCGATGGAAGCTGGTGCTTCTTCTTCCTCTTCAACGCCCTTGCGCTTTGCTAGTGCTTCGTTCAGCTTGTTCATTGGAGCAACAAGAATGAAGTAAACGATGCCAGCAACGATGAGGAAGTTGATTGCTGCAGTGATGACTGCACCGAAATCAACAAAGGTTGCTTCATTGCCAGAGCGGATGTAGAAGCCGAGGCCTTCTACGTCAGTGCTGCCAATAGAGGCGATGAGGGGGTTGATGATGGAGTCGGAAAATGCAGTCACGATTGCAGTGAAAGCGGTACCGATGACCACAGCAACTGCGAGCTCGATGACATTACCGCGGAGGATGAAATCTCTAAAACCTTTAAGCATGGTTGTTACTCCTGACAATATTGTGGACAGTGTGATCGACAAATGCACCTTAGCGGAAAGTTCACTTTTTTGAACAGGGAACTATTCTTCGGCTATGTTATTGTGCGCGCGATCCCCAGTGAGAACTACTGCGAGGGGAGTGTTGAGCGACCTAGCTGCAACGTTTTCTGCGATTGTTTTTGGAAGCGCTATCAAGATAGTTGAAGGGTCGTCTCCTCCTGCCAGAATTACCTTTCCACCTGCAGCGATAGTCTCTGGGAGACCGCTGTCTGAGTCTTGGGAGACAACAGAGATTGTGTCTCCATGCTGAAGGAGCGGGATGACAGAGGGTTCCGCCAAAGTGAGTGGAACCATGTTAATTTCCTCGGACAAAGAATCTTCAGTGACGTTAGACACAACTGAGTTTATCAATTCTGTTCCTACGAATCGAGGTTTCGTGGCGATTTCCCCGGAACTCAGCGTAGAGGCTGCAACTAAGCCAATCACGTCATCTTCTGTAGTGAAAGCATTTTTGGGTAAGTGGGGGCTCGGGATCTCGCGTAGCCCTATATCGGTTGCTTCCACTTTTGACCCCGCAGCAATATCTTGTAAAACCACTACTACCTGCGGGTCTTGTTTTATTAAGGAATGCACGAACATGAGTGCAGCAATTCCGAGCAGGATGCTTGCGATAATTCTTCTTAAAACGAGAGTTCGGTGCCAGCTTGGGGTGGTGAGAGTCTTTTTTAAGTCCATACTTAGTTGGACTGATTTTTAGGCTCCGAGGTTCCGTACTCCTGCGGGGGTGATGATGGCATTGACAGGGAGATCGTGTTCTTCGGTGGAAATATCATCTCGAATTTCACCATTGAACAACAAAGTAACTATGTCAGCCTTGACTCCTGTGGCGAGTGCACGATCGTAGAAGCCGCCGCCTTTTCCTAAACGAACTCCATCGGGGGTGCAGGCTAATGCTGGGGCGATGACGAGATCGCAAAAATTGAGGGCTTCTGGCCCAAGTCTGGTTCCGCTTGGCTCTTGGATGCCAAAAGCACCTGGAATTAAGCTGGTAGGGCCTTCATAAAGCGCCCAGTCCAGCCGACGATCTTCGAGCGAGACTGGCAGGATGAGCGCGGGCGTTGCGGCGTGGAGGGCGTCGAGAAGCAATCTGCCGCCTGGTTCGGTACGAACCGGCACATAAGCAGCAATCCTTTTGGGCTGTTTTGAGCGGATGTAATAAGAAACATTGGCAATGATGGCTGCGTTTTCCCGTGAGCGGGTGACTTCGTCCATATTGGCGCGAGCATCAAGGAGCTTGACGCGCAGTTCCTGCTTAGTTTGGCTCATAAATATAAGGATAACCGTTATTTTCGGAGGGGCACGATGTTTGGTGATTCATTGGCGGGTAATGTTGTCTGCATGAGTTTGCCTATCGATGAGCACGTGAACGCGGTAAAAACCGTTGTGGTGCCTGCTGCAGGAATGGGAACCCGATTCCTTCCAGCCACGAAGACCGTACCCAAGGAGCTTCTTCCAGTGGTAGATACCCCTGGTATTGAGCTAATTGCTGCTGAAGCTGCTGACCTTGGTGCAACCCGCTTGGCTATAATCACCGCGCCGAATAAGGCGGGTGTACTTGCACACTTTGAGCGTTTTCTGGAATTAGAGGAAACTCTTACAGAGCGTGGCAAGACTGAGCAGGTGGCAAAGATTCGTCGCGCTGCTGATTTAATTGATGCTGTTCCAGTGACTCAGGAGAAGCCTTTGGGCTTGGGTCATGCTGTTGGCTTGGCGGAATCTGTGCTGGATGATGATGAAGATGTCGTCGCAGTCATGCTGCCAGATGATCTTGTGCTGCCAACTGGTGTGATGGAACGCATGGCGGAAGTGCGCGCTAAATTGGGCGGTTCTGTGCTGTGCGCCGTTGAGGTTGCAGAGGAAGATGTCTCCAAATACGGCATTTTCGAAATCGAAGCGGATACCGCAGATGATGATGTGAAAAAGGTCAATGGCATGGTGGAAAAGCCTGCCACCGCTGATGCGCCGTCCCGCTTTGCTGCAACTGGTCGCTACCTGCTTGACCGCAAGATCTTTGATGCGCTGCGTCGCATTACTCCAGGTGCTGGCGGCGAGCTGCAGCTCACCGATGCAATTGATTTGCTTATCGACGAGGGCCATCCGGTTCATATCGTGATTCACAAGGGCAAGCGCCACGATCTTGGCAACCCTGGTGGATACATTCCAGCTTGTGTTGATTTTGGGTTGTCTCACCCTGTTTATGGACCTCAGCTCAAGCGCGCCATTAAGCAAATTTTGGCTGAGCATGAGGCTCTTGACGATTCTCAAGTAAAGTAGCTGCCTGGTTCCGATTAGGAGGTCCGTAGTGCGATCAGTCGAACAACAGCTATCCCTTGTCACTCAGGCAGCGGTAGCTCCCGAACCAGTACGCATCGCTATTGCTGAAGCGCTCGGTTTGATGTGCGCGGAAGAGGTTCAAGCCACTCGAGCTTTGCCCGGTTTCGCGCAAGCAGCGATTGATGGTTACGCGGTACGAGCGGTTGATGTCGGGGGCGAGAAATCGCTGAGTCAGCAGCTGCCCGTTGCTCCTCCGGAGAAATCTTTGCCTGTGGTGGGTGAAGTAGCTGCAGGTTCTCAGCAACCTTTACGTTTGCAGCCAAAGCAGGCAGTGATGGTTCATACTGGTGCGCCATTGCCAATGCTTGCTGATGCGGTTTTACCGATGGCATGGTCAGATCGTGGTCGAAAGCGTGTGACCGCGCAGCGTCCTGTTCGTTCCGGCGAATTCGTGCGTAAAGAGGGCGATGATATCCAGCCTGGAGACATCGCAGTCAGCGCTGGAGCCGTGCTAGGACCCGCTCAAATTGGGTTGCTTGCTGCTGTCGGCCGCTCCAAAGTACTGGTTTATCCACGTCCGCGGATGTCAGTGATTTCAGTTGGCGCAGAATTAGTTGATATCGATCGCCAGCCAGGCCTTGGCCAAGTATTTGATGTGAATTCTTATTCTTTAGCTGCTGCCGGTAGGGAAGCTGGAGCGGATGTCTATCGCTACGGCATCGCTGCTGGTGAACCTCGGCGTATCAAAGAGATCATTGAATCTCAGATGCTGCGTTCTGAAATCATTGTGATCACTGGGGCAGTCGGTGGTTCTGGTTCTGCAGATGTGCGCCAAGTTCTCAGCGAACTTGGCGAGATCGATACGGAACGGGTAGCAATGCACCCTGGGTCGGTTCAAGGTTTCGGGCTTTTGGGTGAGAACAAGACACCATGTTTCTTGTTGCCATCTAATCCTTTGGCCTCCCTGGTTATTTTTGAAACTTTTGTCCGCCCGTTGGTTCGGATGAGCCTGGGCAAGAGCAATGCAGCACGCCGAGTGGTGCGTGCTCGTGCTCTCAACCATGTGGTGTCTGTCGCTGGGCGAAAAGGTTTTATTCGATCTCGTCTTATGCGCGATGCAGAAACTCAGGATTACCTGGTGGAAGCATTGGGAGGTGCCACAGGTGCTCCTTCCCATCTTTTAGCTGGACTTTCTGAGGCGAACGGCATGATTCGTATTCCAGAAGATGTTACGGAAATCCGACCAGGCGATGTTGTAGACGTGATCTTCCTTGCCCAAGGCAGATAGTTTAATGCGTAATGCCCCGTCTGTGCCGACGCATTTTCGCCACCCCGGATGGCCAGAATCAACCCCCACTGTCACGTTGCCAGATGGGGGAGTGCTCCGGTTACGGCCTTTGAAGCGCCGTGATTTCCGCGCCTGGTCAGATTTGCGCATGCGGGATAAGGAATTTCTGAAACCCGTGGAACCGACAGTTCCCACCTCGTGGCGCGAGGCTCATTCGCGTTTAGCCTGGTGGGATAACGTGAGTTATCTCTTGAAAGCGGCGCGCCAAGGCACCGTAGTTCCGTTGGTCATTGAGCTGGATGGTCGCTTTGTTGGGCAATTAACAATCGGAAATATCCAACACGGTGGCATCTCAGATGCCTGGATTGGTTATTGGGTATCGAGCACGGTGACGGGGCGGGGTATCGCCACCGCCGCCTGCGCGCTCGGCGTTGATCATGCTTTTCGACGCATCGGTCTGCATCGTTTAACCGCGACCTATTTGCCCAGCAACCCAGCTTCCGGAAAAGTACTAGCTCATAGCGGTTTCCGGGAAGAAGGATATCTCATCCGTAATTTGCATATCGATGGAAAATGGATGGACCATCATTTCGTAGCGGTGCTGGCAGATGAGTATTCCATTACTGCAGTGGAGCGTTTAACACGTGAAGGCAGACTACGCCGTTGACTTTTAATGCAGTTAGTTTTTCGGCGTGGCACTCAGTGTGCTATTAAGTTTGCCGATACCCTCGAGATCAGTTTTAAAATTTGCACCCATACGGGAAGGTTAGGTGCTCCACGTGTCCGGATTCCTTGTGATCGGCCTGATTGTGGTGGTGTGGCTTGTAGTGCTCGCACCACTGCTTCTTCGTGGCCAAAAGCCAATTGTTAAGGCTGGCGAAGCCTTCGATGACACTCGTGTCATTTCTGAAGGTGGAAGCAATATTCCTGCGCCTCGACGTCTCGGCGTCAGCCCTGATCACGCAGATGAAGATGAAGAATCAGATGAACTTGTAGATGACTACGAGATCGTCGATTCTCCAAGTATTTTCCGTCCGCGTAAAGAAGAGCGCTTCGAAGAAGACCTCGATGCGGATATGGAAATGGATGACGATATTGAAGTCTCCCTTGAAGACGAAGAATATGTTGAGCCAGCTCCCGTTGTAGAAGTATCTCAGGAATGGAACGTGGAAGAGCATTATGACTTGGATGATGCTCACACCACTCCACTTGATCAGCTACACCCTGCAGCTCGAGCACGTGCCTATGAAGACTATCGCTCAGAAGAACAAGCACAACCAGTCGCTGAAGAATACGAAAGCGATTCGGAACTGACTGAGGAAGACGTTGCTTTTGCAGCACGTCGCCGTGGTCGTGGCTATTACGACCCAGAAGCCGATCGAGAGTTTGCTGCCTCGCAGTACATCCGTCGCCAGCGCACATTGCTGGGGCTTGTCGCAGCCGTGGTTATCACTGTCATTTTAGGATTCGTCTTCGGCGGTGGAGTATGGGCACTGACAGCGATTGCCGCTGCATCTACAGTCGTGTACCTGATGGCATTGCGCAGCCAGGTGCGTGCAGAAAATGAATTGCGTGCACGTCGTATTCGTAGACTACGTCGTTCCAGGATGGGTGTTCGTAGCCCTGAAGATCTGCCGTCACGGCTGCGTCGTCCGGGTGCTGTGGTCTTGGAAATTGATGATGAATCACCAGACTTCGAAGGCCTTGCTACCGTATCTTTGGCAGAAGAAACTCATTACCAAGAGCCAGGCCGCAACGTTCGACACCTAGGTCAACGTCGAGTGAGCTAAGTTCAGGGTAAGGTTGCGGGCTATGCCCAGAACTGCAACCAAGCTTAAAGTTTTTACCTTTTTAGCTGTCCTTGTGGCAGCTTTTAATTTACGCTCTGCCATTGTCTCTGTGGGCGCAGTTCTTGATGAGCTGGTCCAAGCCTTTGATGCATCCGGTGCTATCGCCGGAATTATTACAGCCATACCAGGAATTGCCTTTGGCATTTTTGGTGTGGCTGCTGTGCCTTTAGCCAAGAAAATTGGCCTCAGTGGTGCCCTTACATCCGGCATGGTGGTGGGGTTGATAGGCCTTGCGATCCGTCCTTGGGTGGGCGATATTTGGGCGTTTATTTTCCTGACTGGTTTCGTGGTCATGGGCATAGCTATCGCAAATATTTTGCTTCCTGCATGGATTAAACTGCATGGTGGGAAAAACACAGTTGCCCTCATGACTGTCTACACCACGGTGCTGGGCGTGGGTTCTACATTGGGGCCATTGTCCACTTTGTTGTTTAACGGTTCGGATGCGTGGCGCTGGGCCATTTTCATCTGGGTTATACCAGCTGCATTGCAAGTGGTTATTTGGCTGCCCATGTGGTGGAACAAGAAATATGATTTTCCTGCTCAAACTGTCACAATAGGATCAGTAGCTAAGATTTGGACATCTCCCACAGCCTTTTTCATCATGCTGTTTTTCGGTTTGCAATCCATGAATGCTTATATCCAAATGGGATGGCTGCCAAAGATCTTCATCGATGCAGGTGTCAGCCCAGCTCATGCATCCATCGGGTTATCCATCGTGGGCATCATGGGCATTGTCGGTGGTATCACGATGCCATTTGCTATTGCGCGAACACGAAATAAAAACTTGGTGTGGTTCCCCGTAGTCTTCGGGATTTCGATGTTCTTGGGCTACGTAGGCACCTGGTTATGGCCAGCACAGGGCTGGTTCTTATGGTCTTTCTTCTTAGGCTTTGGAGGTTTGTGCTTCCCAATGGCTATTGCCTTGATCCCAGCACGGACACGAGACCCGAGAATCACTGCAAGTTTGTCCGGTTTTGCACAGCCAGTGGGATATATTCTTGCCGCCCTGGGACCTTTGGCCGTGGGAGCTATTTATCAAGCACTTGGATCATGGTCTGAAATCCTTATTGGCCTAGCATTAGGAACTATTGTGCTGTCCATTGTGGGCTTTAGAGCAGCACGAAATCTGATGGTCGATGATGAACTAGCGATCCCAAATTAAGCGTCAAGATAAGAATGAGAGTCAAGGCTGATGTACGCTGTCAACCATGGATAAACCGGTCGTGAGGGATGCAGCCCTGCTGATTTTCCGTGCTGTGATTGGTGTGATTTTTGTGGCGCACGGGTGGGAAAAGCTATTTATTTCTGGAGTGACGCAAGCAACAGGGCAGTTTTCGGCCTGGGGTGTGCCTCAGCCCAAGTTGTCAGTATGGATTGCCTCCATTGCTGAACTGCTGGGAGGAGCTTTCCTCGTGGTAGGTCTGCTCACCACATTTGTTGCTGGAGCCTTGGCTCTACTTATCGCAGCTGCCATCTATTTCGTGCATTTAAGCTCAGGATTTTTCACCGTAGATAACGGCATTGAATTCCCCTTGCTCATCATCGTGTCTTTGCTCATGATTGTGGTGTTCGGATCTGGCAGAGCAAGTGTTGACGGGGTGCTCACGCGTGGTTGACTGTAGTGCCATTCAAGCTGCTTTATCGGCAAAATTGGATGGGGAGCCTCCTGGCCTGGAGGACACCGTAATCGAAGCACACTTAGCTAATTGCGAGGAGTGCCGAAATTACTACAACCGTGCCGCCGAGTTGAACAGAATGCTCAACTTTTGTGTTGCCGAACCACGGACATTAACTCCACCGGATCTCTCTGCGATTATTTTGGCAGAGGTGGAGCCGGAGTGGCGTAAGCATGCCAATGCCAGAGTCATTGGGGCCATGTTGTCTCGAGTGGTGCTGGTAATTTTAGGCGTGGCATATTTGGCGTGGGGAGTAATCCAGCTGGGGGACACGACGTCGATAAGCGTGCAAGAAGACCCGCTTACCTCGCGGCTTGTCGCAGAGGCCGTGGCCTTCCGCTTTGGTCTTGCTGTCGGCCTGTTTTTCGCGGCGTGGAAGCCTAGAATTATTGCTGGCTTGCTGCCTGTTTTTGCCACGATGTGGACATTTAGTGCTGGTTTTGCAGCCCGTGATCTGGTGTTTGGTGTGGCGGATTCGCAGACTGGATGGTCGCTTGCGCTGCTTCTTATTTCTACCGTTGTACTGGCATTGGCCTGGGTGAACAGTTTTGGAACAGGCGTTTTCCGTCGCACATGGAATTCATTAAACGCCACACCCGCCTAAGCTGGGGGCCATGAGTTTTGCTGAACACGCAATCATTTGGCAGGTCTACCCATTAGGAGCCTTGGGTGCTCCGATTAGGCCTGAAGCCCCAGAACCTGTCACGCACCGCTTACCCAATCTCGCTAGCTGGCTGGACTACCTCGTGGGCTTGGGGTGCAACGCGTTGATGCTGGGGCCCGTGTTCGCCTCCGTAAGCCACGGCTATGACACGCAAGATTTCTACCGCGTGGATCCACGGCTGGGCACCGAAGCTGACATGGATGAATTACTGGCTGCTGCGCAAAGCCGTGGCATCGGGGTCATTTTAGATGGCGTGTTCAACCATGTATCCAACACCTCAAAATACGAAGCTTTAACCACCGGATCTTCCTTTGAAGGCCACGATATTTTAGCGGAGCTAGACCATAACAATCCGGCTGTAGTTGCTCTCGTAGTCGATGTGATGAATTACTGGCTGGATCGTGGCATTGCTGGTTGGCGGCTCGATGCGGTGTATGCCGTTGCTCCCGAATTTTGGGCGAAGGTGTTGCCACAGGTGAGACAACAGCACCCAGATTCCTGGATCTTAGGCGAGATGATCCACGGCGATTATGCGGAATATGTGCAATCTTCAGGCATTGACTCAGTGACTGAATATGAACTGTGGAAGGCAATCTGGAGCAGCATTAAAGAAAGCAATTTCTTTGAATTGGAATGGACTCTAGGAAGGCACAATGAGTTCTTAGAGACCTTTGTGCCACAGACATTTATCGGCAATCATGATGTCACCCGTATTGCCACCCAAATTGGCCAAGAAAAAGCGATTCTTGCTGCAGTAATCCTCTTTACCGTAGGTGGCGTTCCAAGCATTTATTATGGCGATGAACAAGGGTTTACCGGCCTCAAGGAAGAAAATATTGCTGGCGATGATGCCATCAGGCCACCTCTGCCAGCAGAGTTTTCTCCCTTGGGAAAGTGGATCGAGAATATTTATAAAGCCTTGATTGCCATTCGTAGGCAGCACCCTTGGCTGCATCAGGCGCACACCGAGGTCGTAGAGATTGAAAATGAATCCTTGACTTATAAAGCTGTGGGAGCAGAAGGCCAGGAACTGCTGGTGCAGCTAGATCTCCAAGCTGTCTCCGCACGCATTTCTGAAGGAGAGACGGAGCTGTTTAGTTACACAGCTTCTTAGCCGGATAGAGCCATACCGCAGATAGGGTTCATCATTTTTTGGGAGACGGAATTCCTGGCCATTTAAAGGCCTTATATTTCCCAAGGCCTAAAAAATATGTCAGGGGAGCTTAGTTAAGCGCTTAAATGGCGTTCTACGGAGGGGTGTTTTTGGGAGATTGGTGCCTGCTTTTAACGTTTTGTGAGGATTTACCATTTCTTCAGGGGTTGCCCGAAGAAATGGTAAATCCTAACGCGCTACAACAAACGTGCATAAAGCGGCCTGAAAAGTGAGGCTCTGTGTAGCGATTTCAGGAGATAGCAGCTATCGCCAGCTTGGGAACCACATCAGTGAATCGTAGACATAATCGGGAATGACAAAGCCATAAAACAGTGGTGAGAAGGCAATGAACATCATGACCACCACAGAAACATAAATAACTACTGCCATGGAGCCGCGGCTGAGTCCTGTCTTGGTTATTTTTCCGCGTCCCCATAATTCACCACAGGCAAGTGCCAGCATGATGATCGTAAAAGGTACCAACGCAGTGGCGTAGAAGAAGTACATTTGGCGGTCATAAGCAGCAAGCCATGGTAAGAATCCGGCAGCAAAAGCCACCAACGGCACCATATAGGAACGATGCTTGCGGATAAACAGTGACCACAAAGCCCACAAAATAACGGGGACGGTGAGCCACCAGATGGCAGGGGTTCCGAAGAGATAGATCATGCGTCGGCAGGTGCCGCCGATCTCGCAGGAGATGTCTGTGGAGGAGAAATACAGGATGGGTCGGCCGGATACGAGCCATGACCAGGGTTTGGAATCCCAGGGGTGGCTGTGACCACCAGAAGTAGTTAAAGAGCCGTGGAATTCCAACACACTTAGGTGATAGTGCAACCAGCCGGCAATGGATTCTGGAAGTAATTGGAGGGCAGAATCTTCGGGGATGGTGCCATCGGATTGGGCGTGGCGGTAGACGGATGTTTCCGAGGCGAACCATGCGCGCCAGCTCCAGATATAGAGCAGCGCTGGGATCACCACTAAGGATCCAAGAGCTGGGAAAGCATCAAATTTTAAGGTGCCTGCAATATAGCGGCGTACGCCGTAGCGTTTGCGTAGCCAGAGGTCTAAAAATACGCTGGTGAGGCCGAAAAACGCGATGTAGTACAGCCCTGACCATTTCACTGAAAGCGCAAGGCCCAAGAAGATACCAGTGGTGAAACGCCACCAGCGGAAACCGAACCGGGGGCCAAAATCATCGGTGATGTGGCCTATTTCCAAGAGATGATCGTTGAACCGGCGGTGCATTTGTTGGTGGTCTCGGATCAGCGCCCATGCAGCTGCGGTGATGAAGAAGACTTGGAAGATATCCAGCATGCCAAAACGTGCGGAAACCAATAAGACACCGTCGGAAAGCGCGAGGATACCCGCGATGAACGTGACCACGGTGGATCCGCTGAGACGGCGAGTGATCGCCATGATGGCAAAAATGGTCAAGGTGCCAAAGATCGCGGTCATGATGCGCCAGCCCAGGGGAGTGTAGCCAAAGACCCATTCGCCGAGTGCTTCAATTTGTTTGGCCAGTGGTGGGTGGACCACTAATCCATAGCCGGGGTTGGATTCGATACCGCCGGTGATGGGGTTAATCCACGAGCGCACCATGTCCCAGGCTTGGGGAACATAGTGTTTTTCATCAAATACGGGTGTTCCTGATGCAGTTGCGCTGCTCAGGCCAGTAAATCGTGTGACTAAGGCAAATAATGCAATGATCGCCCAGGTATAGGTATCTAGGCGAGTCCACGAAAATTTAGGCGGTGCAGGCGGGAGGGTACCAGCGAACATTCCCTGGTCCCGCCCCTGATCACGAACAGGTAGGGCTTGGCTCACTTGGTTGATTGTAGAGCCTTGGTGGAGTTTTGTGGGAAGCTATATGCATGCATGTTGCTGAATTATCTTTGCCCACTGGAATTATTATCGCGGCTACCCCGCTCGGCAACATTGGAGATGCCTCCCCGCGCCTGGTAGAAGCCCTTGCGAATGCGACTGTTGTGGCGGCGGAGGATACTCGCCGTACGGCTTCTTTGGCGTCTGCCCTGGGAGTGGAAATTAAGGGACAATTGGTCTCCA from the Corynebacterium crudilactis genome contains:
- a CDS encoding dolichyl-phosphate-mannose--protein mannosyltransferase, which gives rise to MSQALPVRDQGRDQGMFAGTLPPAPPKFSWTRLDTYTWAIIALFALVTRFTGLSSATASGTPVFDEKHYVPQAWDMVRSWINPITGGIESNPGYGLVVHPPLAKQIEALGEWVFGYTPLGWRIMTAIFGTLTIFAIMAITRRLSGSTVVTFIAGILALSDGVLLVSARFGMLDIFQVFFITAAAWALIRDHQQMHRRFNDHLLEIGHITDDFGPRFGFRWWRFTTGIFLGLALSVKWSGLYYIAFFGLTSVFLDLWLRKRYGVRRYIAGTLKFDAFPALGSLVVIPALLYIWSWRAWFASETSVYRHAQSDGTIPEDSALQLLPESIAGWLHYHLSVLEFHGSLTTSGGHSHPWDSKPWSWLVSGRPILYFSSTDISCEIGGTCRRMIYLFGTPAIWWLTVPVILWALWSLFIRKHRSYMVPLVAFAAGFLPWLAAYDRQMYFFYATALVPFTIIMLALACGELWGRGKITKTGLSRGSMAVVIYVSVVVMMFIAFSPLFYGFVIPDYVYDSLMWFPSWR